A segment of the Catenulispora sp. EB89 genome:
GTTGTTGAGCGCTGACCGCCGGGGCAGCTGGATCGGTCGGGGTGAAGACGAGGGAAGAGTCGACCATGCGTCCGTTGACGGTGCACTCTTGCTGCGTCATTCGGCCCGCCACGGATGGGTCTCCAACCGTAACGACGTGCTGCACCAGCGGAATGAAGACAGGTACTTCCTGGCAGACACGCACGTCTGATGCGTTCGCTGGTCCGGCCTTCGAGACGCTCGCTGGCTTGGTCGAGGATCTGCCGTCGATGCTGAAATTGCATTCTGGAGCGGCCGGGTTCTTCGAGCAGTGCGCGCCCACGAACGCGTCGGTGAGGATCGGGGCATGCGGTGCAGGAGGAAGCGGAGAGCTCGGACCGGCCAGTGTTACCGCTCTGGCGAACAGTCCGACAACGGCCATCGGTAGCCCGTTCACGTACACGATCCGATCGGATTGATCGCCAGGTCGGTAACCCGCCACACCAGATCAGCCTCTGCTACGCGGGCCCGGATCAAACGTTTGCCGCCAGACGCCGCTCCAGCCGGAGGGCGCCCGGTCTTGGGGTCGACTTCAGGCCACGGAGCGGTGTCCGCACAGTCTTCAATCATCGCGGCCGTGGGCGGGGTACCGGACGAAACCTGAACCACTCGGGCGTGCGATACCAGGGCGCCGCGGGACACCAGGCCCTGGGACTGCTCCTGATACAAGATGCTGACGAGCTCGGACAGCGCTTGGTCAGTGGCATGGTGAGTGAGGGCGGAGTCCTTCCAGTCTGCTGTTCGCGCGGCGACCGTCGTGTCTGTCAACATGCCGGTATAGGCGTTCAAGGCGTCGGAGCGAGCCTGGTCGGTTGCGCCGGAGGCGGCAGCGGTTGACGGGCTGGCGGACGGCACAACTCTTTTGCCCATCGGCTTCGGCTCAGCTGACGAGCACCCCACAGCCATCGAAGCGACTGCGATTACGCAGGACGCGATAAGTCTCGACGAAACCAAGCCGGGACGCTCCTTCACCTCGCCTACCCGCTGTTGGCGGGTACGCCTCACCTCGCAGAGATCTAGACTTTCCATAGCGATCCATGAAGTAAAGGATGGACGCGACAGAAAGGTCAAGATCACTCGATCGAGTGACGGGAGAATTTGACTCTGGCGACTACATCGTCAGCTGCGCGGCGTGACCAGGCTATGGATTGTCACTCCGATGCCTGTGCAATGAGAGTGCTGGTATTGCTGCAATTTGATCGTCGCGAAGGTCCTTCCACACGAGGCCAGTAGGCCGGCGCGGCTCTTCGCACCGAATCACTTCATCAGGCGTCACGATCAGGTCCACACGAAAGTCATGCGAGGTCTCGGGGATCGGCTCGTCAATGACCTGCAGAGCATGCACGGGCGCGACAATCACTGTCTTGGCCGTCACCAGTCCGGCCTCGGTAAGCAGAGCCACTTCAAGATCCGAGTAGCCGGCTCCCTTGCCGATCCGGGCTCCAGACCGATTCACAGCTACGCTGCCGCAGATCACCACGTCAATGGGCTGCATGGCGTCCGTGCCGATGCGGGGGGCAAGTTGCGCGGTCTGTCGCTTCTCGGCCGCCTCTCGTGCGGAGACCGTGAGCGTTTGGGGGTCCAGGACGTAAAAAGGCTCAGGTGTCGCCATTTTCGGCACCGCCATATAGAGCAACTTGCCATCTTCGAGCGCGCGCGATCGGACGGCGAGTTGAGCCCGGTCCGGATTGGCTTTGACCACCTGCGCGGCTTGCCACTCCGGCGTCTCCGCAAGACGCTCAGCCGTACGTTCACTGCCGTAAAAGCCAGGGATCTTGCCGTAGGAGTCGGCCGGCACCGCCGACGCGTCGATGAGCATGCGCCAGACTCGCTCACGAACGGCTTGCTTGGCTCCAAGAACGTCGGTCATCGTCCACCACTACCTATATGGCAGCCATCAACGCAAGTAGCCGATCGTTGATCTCCTGTACCGACGGCTCACTGCGCCAGGGGCGCAGCTCCCGGCCAGCTTGGAAGACGATGTTCAGACCACCACCGCCGCGGGTCAGTTCGACAGCATCGATCGTCTGGTGCATCGAGGCTTCGGCCTCTTCCCGTTTTCCCTGTCGGATCAGGCTCAGGGTCAGATTGCCGAGCGCGATCGACTGGCTTTTCTTCTTCGCCACGAGCGCCGACACAGTCCTTCGGAGCAGTGGTTCGGCGAGATCGGGCAGACCGAGGGAGAGGAAGCAGGACCCGGCGAGCCGGTTGAACTCGTTGGGACTGAAGTTGTCGGCGACGGTGTCGTCGGGCGTGACGCGGTCGAACTGGGCTTCAGCCTTGCCAAGGGCGGCCTCGGCCTTTTTGCGGTCGCCGCCCATCGCGCTGCCTTCCGCGACGTGCAACAGGCTGAGGCCGGTGAGCGCAGGACTGCACAGACTGGCCACCTCGGCGGCTTCGTCCGCGAGCGTCAGCCCTTTGGCGGCGTCCTTCTCTCCGTAAAGCGCGACGAAGCTCTTCCGCAGTACCGCGTACGACTCGGTCAACGGGTCCCGGACTTGGCGTGCAACGCTCACCGCCTGGTCGAAGTACTCGACCGGGCCGTTGTGATCGCGTCGCTGGCTGACGTCCCACACCAGCTGGCCCATGAAGGTCGCGGATTCGGCCTCAACCTCACCGAGTGCCTTCCGGACCCGGCCGCCCGTGGCACTCTGGCGGAGATACGTGATCTGACCGTGAACATGGCCGGCTACGCCGACGAGCGCAGTCGACGGAGACTTGTCGTACGACTCGTCGAGCTGGCGGATCCGTTCGTGAAGATGCGCCACGGCTACCAGATCAACGCTCGACGGATGCTGCAGCACGTAGGCCAGTCGCTCGCCAGGCTCGCTCTGAATGATGGTGATGTCTTCCAAGAGGGTCTGGAGCTCTTCGGCGGACACCCGGAGCGCACGGGCAAGTTTGGGGCGGAGCCATGCCTGCGGTTCGTTCTCCGCCGCCTCCCATCGGACGACGGTCGAACGTTCGATGCCCAGGTACAGCGCCAGCTGCTCTTGGGTGAATCCGGCTGCCTTGCGCCGCTTCGCGAACTTGACCCGCCTGCTCGCCACCTCATCACCTCACTCATCCGGGCCCTTCCGTAGCGTAGCCACTTCATTACGTAATCGCAGGTCAAACCGAAGAGTGCCTCAAAAACGCCTCAGAAGTGCGGCATGGCCGCTGTGGGACACCGCTGATCAGAGGGCTTTGCTGGGTAGCAGCCGGGCCGACGACTCGTCATCCCCCAAAACGTCGGCTCGGCCCCGACCAACCAACGTCAGCGATGACAAGGGGCAGCCATGGCGTTACCCATCTACGGCTACATGCGGATCGCAACGGACGCAGACTGTCCGGCCGAGACCGAGCGCGTCACAGCGGAACTGGAGACGTTCGCGCGGCAGGAGGGCTTCTCGCTGGAGGACGTGTTCATCGAACACCTGGGAGCGAAGAACCCGGCGTTCGATGGCCTGATCGAACGTCTCAAGAGGTCTGAGACCAGGAACGTACTTGTTCCGTCGCTGTGGCATTTCGCTCGGCTTCCCGGACTCCAAGAAGCCATGCGTCAGCACATTCAGAGCGAGACCGGCGCCCATGTCTGGGTCGTCCAAGGAAAGCGGTGGTGAGGTCATGAGCGATCAGATCGAACGTGCATCGGCGGCGTTCCGGGGCTCAGAGCGGCAGATCCTCGAACGTCTGGACGCCTTCCGTCTCCATGGCATCGATCCCGAAACGGTCAACGCGGCTGTGCGACAGGTCAAAGCAGGTCACAGCCACATCGAGTGCGCAGGTGAACGCTTCGAAGTAGCTGCTCCGGACTGGTCGATCGTCCAGGACGTCTACGGCTGCGACAGGGGGCGGGACTGTCGGCGCGTCTCCCAGGGACAGCGTGACGGCTTCGAAGCCATGATCCGCGCTCGAACGAACGCCGCGGGGTGAGCCGTGTCCCACTACTCCCTCACGCTCCCGGGCAGCACAGAGTGCGTACACGAAGCGCGTGTGTGGGTCCGCAAAACGCTTGGCGAGGATCCCGGGGTCGACGACGTGGTGCTGGTCGCGTCAGAACTCGCCACCAATGCCGTCCGGCACTCTGCCAGTGGTCGCCCTGGCGGCACCTTCACGCTGCATCTTTCCGCCTTCATCGATCGCTGGCACGTGCGCGTGGACGACGCCGGCGGGCTCAACGTGCCGCGGATCCAATCGGTCGACGACGACCAGGACGAGGCCGGCCGAGGCCTGGCCATGGTCGCCGGCCTGTCGTTGAGGTGGGGAGTCTTCGGTGACTACCACGCCCGCGGTGTGTGGGCCGAGATCCCGATTCCTGACAACGTCAGCCCCGACGGCGAGAACGAGGCTTGCCTCCCGCTACTGAGCGACCTACGTGGATAGTCCCGCGTTGCGAGCCAGTTCCAGGACCTTCGGCCTGGAGGTGACCTCGCCAGGGGCTTCGGCATACGCGCGACGAACAGCGGCGGCCACGTCAACTTGATGACCGGTCCATTGGCCGTAGAGCCGAGCGACGTCGATCCAGTAGCGCGCACGGCGCTCAGGGGTCGGGAGCCTCACCGGGTCCAGCGCCCGAGCTGCATTTACCCCGCCCCCGACGTTGCCTAGAGCGTTCTCCATGGACAGCCGGTAAAGCCCTGCCTGCGCCGGGCCGAAGAACCACATCCCGTGCGCCACGTCCGACGGGAAGCGTGCAGCGATGGACTCCGCCTCGCGCATGTAATCCTCAGCACGGCCTGCATCGCCAGCGCTGGCGGCGCTGTATCCGGCCGTCAGGAAGAGATGCCCGTAGGTGGCGAAGTCGTCGGACGTGCGTAGTCCTCCGTCAGCGAGCTTGCTCGCGGCGTCAGCCGTGATCGTGTAGGCGGTGCGAGAGCGGCCGGAGTGCCGCAGGGTCATGCAGCGGCAGTACTCGGCTTCGGCCTGGGCGAGCCGGTCACCAGACTCGGCGGCGGCGGTCGCCGCGCGATCGGAGGCCAGCAAAGCCAGGTCGTCCTGCCCGGTCTTGATCAGATACTCGGTCGCCAGCGTCCACATGTCCGTGGTGAGACGCTTATCGCTCCCTGATACCGCCCGATCCATCAAACCCGGCAGACGCTTACCCAGCGCCGCGTGCTTGCCGAGGCGGAAGTCGTTCTGAGCCTTGGCGAGCTGCGTACGCAGCTTCTCAGGCGCCTCGGTGATTCCGGTGGGCCGGAACATCGCGGCCTCAACGGACAGCCCGGCCGTACCCAGCAGCAGGTCGCGACGATCCAGCACAGGATTCTCCTCGACGGTTTCGGCTGGTTCGATCCTGCCAGCTGAGCGTTGTCTTGGGAGCGATTTCGCCGCTCGCAACACGCCGATCTCAAGTTCCAGCACCGCAGCGACGTGCGGCAGCCAGAACCGGCCCGGCACCACTTTGCCCTTCTCCCAGTTACGCCATTCGGAGCGGTCGAAGGTTGGCCGAATGGTCCGAAGCTCATCGACCACGTCACGCTGCGACTTATGCAGCTCACAGCGCCGCGCGAGAATCAGCGCAGCAAGATCACTGTGCGTGTCCCCTGATTTACCCCCTGCCATATCCCCTGTATTCCCTCTCTGCCACCGCCGCTATCGGCAGTTGCATGAGCAATGACGGGGCGACTCCGCGCCCCGCTCAACAGATGGGAGAGCACGATGACCACGGTCACCAAGGCGAGGAAGGCAGCGCTGTTCATCGGGCCGGATCGGCTCCGAGTGCAGAGCCTGGCCGAGTCGCACGAGTACAAGAAGAAGTCCGGCTCGTCGGACACCGCGCACACGTACGACACCACGGCTCTGTGATCGGGCAGGAGGGCCGCTGACGTGCTGACGTTCCAGCTCACGCCATATGCGGACGCCTCCTGGACGCTCGTCGGCGGCGCTTACACCGCCGCCGACGGCGCCAGCCGCGTCACGCCGATCGACCACCCGATGGTCGAGCACACCGCTTACACCGACGGTCAGCGCGTGCTGATCGTGGTCCGGGAGAAGATGGCCGGCTGCGTCGCCGCCGTCCCCGGAGTTCACGGCATCGGTCACGCCCAATTCGACGAGCGAGCCGCCACGGCGGCCAACTGGCCGGGCGATGTGGTCGTGATCAGTACTGCGCCGAATTTGCCCGTCACGGTGACCGCCGGGGCCGCACGAACGACACCCCTGTACCTGTCCGCCAGCCCGGCGAGCCTGCACGGGTCCTGGGACATGGCCGACCTCAAAGGCTTCGCCGGACGCCTACACGCGGTGGAAGTCGCCCGGCTGTTGGTATTCCGACCGAGGTATTCGACTCAGACCGTCTTCGAGGGCATCCACCGGCTCACCGAGCGCGCGACCGCACACTTTGGCGGCAGCCTCGTCATCAGCTACCCGCAGCCAGCATTGCACCACGACCCGCGCGAGTTGGCCGACGGCGCCGATGTCCTCGGTGCGTTCGTCGAGCTGCTGCACGAGGCGCTGGACGCTCATCCCTGGGATGCGGAATCCACCGTGTTCCACCTGTCCGGCGGGTTCGACTCCGGATGCATCGGCACGACTGCGGCGAAGCGACGCCCTCACAAAGTGCGCACCGCCGCACTGCTGATCGACGGTCCCGGCCGGGCTCAACAGGAACGACGTCGCCTCGGCATGCGGGACACGCTGCCGTTCGCTGACGACGACACAACAGTGGACGCAGCGAGACTGCTGCCGCTGGACCCGGAGTGCACACGGGTGCAGGGCAAGCTGATCAGCCCCTACGAGGAGCCACTGTTCTATCCGTTCAGCCTGCTCACCCGCGCGCTCGCGGCGAAGGGTGCAACCGCGGTAGTGACCGGTTTGGGAGGCGACGAGCTGGTGGCCCTATCACAGGAGGAGGCGCCCCATCTGGATCTGAACCGAATGCCGATACTGCCTCCATGGGTCGGGCCCGCCGCAGCCACGCTGCTGGAGTACGCCGATGTTGGCACAGCGCCACCCGCACCGATCAACTCAATGACCCTGCTGGCGCTGGAGTCCACGGCGCCTCCCCTACTGCGCTCCGGCGTCTGGCCGATCCATCCGTTCGCGTGGCCGGCGCTGGTCGAGTTCGGGGAGCAGTTGCCGTATGACTGGCGCGACTTCAAGCAGTTGCAGCGCCGACTGCTGGAAAGCCTCGGGCTGGGCATGGAGGTAGTGCGGCCCGTTCATCGCGAGTCGTTCGCTGAGATCGTCGAACGCGCCCTGACTGGCTCCGGCGTCACGCTGCTCGAACGGATGCTCGCTGACGGCTCGCCACTATTCGATGATCGCCTCGTCGACCCGGACGCAGTCTCTGCGGCGGTGAAGCGGATGCAGGACGGGAACTACGCAGAAGGCGACGAATCCAAGCTCCTGGAAGTCGTTCACCTGGACCTGGCGACTCGCGCCTTCCTCAGCTGACCAGCTCCGCCGTGCCCGCCGCGAACATGCGCTCCACCTCGGGGAGACGCTGGGCGCGGCGGGCCATGAGGTACACCAGGTTGTTCTTCCGCTGCACCTCGTGAACCAGCTCGAAGCCCTGCGTGGCGTAGTACCTCATGAGATCGACCTCGATCGTCCCGCGCCGGACGAACTTCCGGCCCTCGCGCGCAGCCTTGTCCACTGCCCACCAAGCGATCAGCGATCCCGGCTTGGAATGCCGCCACGCCGGGTCCGTGCAGGTCGTGAACAGGTAGAGGCAGTCCTGCGCGGCTTCGTCGGGCGTCCAGCCCCAGGCCGGTTTGTCGTCGGCGACGGTCGTGCAGCCGATGACCCTCTTCCCAGAGGTCAGGACCCACATCGCGGTACCGTCGACTGCCGCCTGGCCGGCAAGGTCATCGATGGCTTCCCGCCAGCTCGGCAAGCCTCGGCTCTCCATCCACTCTGACCGGGCCGCGATCACGGCTGCCACAGCGGATACATCGTCGGGGCGAGCCCGCCGCATCGCCAACATGCGGACACCTCCATGCGGAACGGCCTGGTCAACAGATGACCCGAGTCTTCCACGCTTGGCTGCGCCGACGTGCCCGGACGCGGAAGAATCTAGCCTCCGTCGTTGCCAGCTGCCTAGCAGCGGTCCCCGTACAGACAGCCGCCATGAGGCATGCTGCATGGACTCTCTAGTAGGGATGCCAACTACGCGGGCGGTCCGGATCGCGGAGATCAGCCAGCCGCCTCGTGAATTCGTCGCTGATGACCGGATCGTCAGCGGCCCTCTGCGCTAACCAACACACCATGCGGAGCAGTTGGACCGCCTCGACTGTGGGGAACGCGGGATCGTCGGAGGGGTCTTCGCCATAGGCGGCGTAGAACGCGACGTACTCGGCCTCCGTATGCCAACCAAGGTCTCGGTACACGGCCGTGATCATCAGGTCCCAGATGCGGGGCCCGAGACAAAAGCCTTCCAGATCGAGCAGGATCGCCTCGTCCTCGGCGGTGAGCAGCATGTTGCCGACGTTCGCGTCACCGTGGAGTACGACCTCCTCCCGACCAGCCAGAGCGACCGACAATTCGGCCTCCCGCTGGGCGATCATCGACTCGAGCTCTTCGCGAACCTCGGCATCGAGGCCTGCCGAGCCGGCAAGCCGTTCGCGCATCCGCGCGAACGGGTCGAGCTTCGGCAGCGCGAGGTATGCGGGAGGCGTCAACTTGTGCAGCTCCCTGAGGACTTCCGCGAGCCGATCCGGGGTCGTCCACTCGCCGGCCACCGCGTGCCAGAACGTCACCGGGAGCGCGCAGGTGGCGTCCGGCTGCGCAACGTCGAACGGATACTCGACCGGTAGGCCGGACGAGGTCAGCCACCGCGCAACACGCACTTCACGCTTGGCCGCTGGGAACCGCTCTGTGGAGCGGCCGACCTTGGCGATCAGGCCCATCTCATCGTGGCTGAACACGGCGCGTTCGCCGATGCGAACAATGTGCCAACCGTCCTGCGGCAACCCCGCACAGGACAAGGCATCAACCAGCACTTCTTGTGCTACCTGAGCGAACAGCGGATCCTCCAGACTCTAGGAGCACTCGGAGATCAGGCTATGGCAGCACGCGTGATCGACTCCGCCTCCGCAGGCACCGCACCGGGAAGCCGCTCCATCCACGGCCGTTTGGCCGCTTCCTGCCCCGGGCGTACGACGAAGCCGAGCGGTGCGTAGTACCGGAC
Coding sequences within it:
- a CDS encoding GNAT family N-acetyltransferase, giving the protein MWVLTSGKRVIGCTTVADDKPAWGWTPDEAAQDCLYLFTTCTDPAWRHSKPGSLIAWWAVDKAAREGRKFVRRGTIEVDLMRYYATQGFELVHEVQRKNNLVYLMARRAQRLPEVERMFAAGTAELVS
- a CDS encoding 5-formyltetrahydrofolate cyclo-ligase, with protein sequence MTDVLGAKQAVRERVWRMLIDASAVPADSYGKIPGFYGSERTAERLAETPEWQAAQVVKANPDRAQLAVRSRALEDGKLLYMAVPKMATPEPFYVLDPQTLTVSAREAAEKRQTAQLAPRIGTDAMQPIDVVICGSVAVNRSGARIGKGAGYSDLEVALLTEAGLVTAKTVIVAPVHALQVIDEPIPETSHDFRVDLIVTPDEVIRCEEPRRPTGLVWKDLRDDQIAAIPALSLHRHRSDNP
- a CDS encoding recombinase family protein: MALPIYGYMRIATDADCPAETERVTAELETFARQEGFSLEDVFIEHLGAKNPAFDGLIERLKRSETRNVLVPSLWHFARLPGLQEAMRQHIQSETGAHVWVVQGKRW
- a CDS encoding ATP-binding protein, producing the protein MSHYSLTLPGSTECVHEARVWVRKTLGEDPGVDDVVLVASELATNAVRHSASGRPGGTFTLHLSAFIDRWHVRVDDAGGLNVPRIQSVDDDQDEAGRGLAMVAGLSLRWGVFGDYHARGVWAEIPIPDNVSPDGENEACLPLLSDLRG
- a CDS encoding asparagine synthase-related protein, with the protein product MLTFQLTPYADASWTLVGGAYTAADGASRVTPIDHPMVEHTAYTDGQRVLIVVREKMAGCVAAVPGVHGIGHAQFDERAATAANWPGDVVVISTAPNLPVTVTAGAARTTPLYLSASPASLHGSWDMADLKGFAGRLHAVEVARLLVFRPRYSTQTVFEGIHRLTERATAHFGGSLVISYPQPALHHDPRELADGADVLGAFVELLHEALDAHPWDAESTVFHLSGGFDSGCIGTTAAKRRPHKVRTAALLIDGPGRAQQERRRLGMRDTLPFADDDTTVDAARLLPLDPECTRVQGKLISPYEEPLFYPFSLLTRALAAKGATAVVTGLGGDELVALSQEEAPHLDLNRMPILPPWVGPAAATLLEYADVGTAPPAPINSMTLLALESTAPPLLRSGVWPIHPFAWPALVEFGEQLPYDWRDFKQLQRRLLESLGLGMEVVRPVHRESFAEIVERALTGSGVTLLERMLADGSPLFDDRLVDPDAVSAAVKRMQDGNYAEGDESKLLEVVHLDLATRAFLS
- a CDS encoding helix-turn-helix transcriptional regulator; its protein translation is MASRRVKFAKRRKAAGFTQEQLALYLGIERSTVVRWEAAENEPQAWLRPKLARALRVSAEELQTLLEDITIIQSEPGERLAYVLQHPSSVDLVAVAHLHERIRQLDESYDKSPSTALVGVAGHVHGQITYLRQSATGGRVRKALGEVEAESATFMGQLVWDVSQRRDHNGPVEYFDQAVSVARQVRDPLTESYAVLRKSFVALYGEKDAAKGLTLADEAAEVASLCSPALTGLSLLHVAEGSAMGGDRKKAEAALGKAEAQFDRVTPDDTVADNFSPNEFNRLAGSCFLSLGLPDLAEPLLRRTVSALVAKKKSQSIALGNLTLSLIRQGKREEAEASMHQTIDAVELTRGGGGLNIVFQAGRELRPWRSEPSVQEINDRLLALMAAI
- a CDS encoding phosphotransferase enzyme family protein, with protein sequence MLVDALSCAGLPQDGWHIVRIGERAVFSHDEMGLIAKVGRSTERFPAAKREVRVARWLTSSGLPVEYPFDVAQPDATCALPVTFWHAVAGEWTTPDRLAEVLRELHKLTPPAYLALPKLDPFARMRERLAGSAGLDAEVREELESMIAQREAELSVALAGREEVVLHGDANVGNMLLTAEDEAILLDLEGFCLGPRIWDLMITAVYRDLGWHTEAEYVAFYAAYGEDPSDDPAFPTVEAVQLLRMVCWLAQRAADDPVISDEFTRRLADLRDPDRPRSWHPY